In one Trichlorobacter lovleyi SZ genomic region, the following are encoded:
- a CDS encoding conjugal transfer protein TraG N-terminal domain-containing protein: MALALDMEFYVWGGHDAVVNAFGKLALIFGDNAYKSLYFVVITAGLFFGGVTVFAKSLGTANGSVMTWIVPTLIGVMVYLALVVPKGTIHVYDPVFNKNQAVGGIPDGVVAVAGILNKIERGLVDIVTTAGDPLNYQTQAGGKGFLGLAQLTSIPLSAVDSNLDASMRRYVKDCVSYALMNPNANLTVDELRKTTTNFVGSLDKAVNPAIWTVYFNAANPQGQALTCTDSWTNIKAALTPANLGKNIESVCANLGYDVTDAAALTQCKTVLNNVNTGTGLGAASIDDFLKQAYVSQRLEEIFRSGNASGATNYQFLLNASGAMKSANEWLPILKAALTAIAVGLLPFLALFIPTPLISKAVGIIAGFFIWLTAWGVTDAIVHQFAVDYANRAYEMVRQNKLGMDALYFFPDQTVKILGMFGTLRMSGMMLATVITGMLIRFGGHAMAMMAGGMVNQVQSAGTRAAHEVEDPAGRASAMQRNVTAMPTQAWSNEHSFQARQAQSLVGMSAKTTASSDMIRDFGMDFSSRISADSEIGRSIGFGGSGRAMREGGLSSAYELKSFDGRLGLDKSAATKDVVSGSYGGNTLAFAKMGVANDRALANVFGSGENYSDFLTANMNKSVGQLQGEMGAYAAARSLGFSGNWRDFHAMRSEVTALGDFANADAVNKIADKYGISSGQLMQMNAQFQQSKHASEVTGLSNQMGGPVAAGTEAGHVLATETGGKIQGIYAGGGYENYQQLTSNDVSGRIARNQLVHAAADQMVGKIAPQLKNDPEMYQNGHLTERGFAEVQKAMEGQNINFTTSDGKSAVNVGMDGGIVNSSNSGTVAKGDKEQALEMQKQLRAAGFQSAAAHVAKLSGQAFDYKADYDRNGNLASFAIDQGGRVQKFDLGQSKSGTDIERLDRNVSTTDKGLRKTVGDFIKTGYENQSLNVSRKSGSYMIQAGGKQMMVNGDWYYAKNEKTGNMEVVGGSFSNGLDGNVLMYAKDKDGNLHYSQVQGKMDKSGNLIAGQRSEITEDQFVQSSQQGAAVVSTRSGGGITGSVRADGGVKADYSNSQVVGTRVESKQNLAGSAATQEFTDGRSIDAGTAATMIAVGQGALHETAGVVRDVEGVVGPNLKMAERRERAAKESVREEAQVVRSVERVKADKARDVQQEVQRTSKILQHQSKSSNLPKSGGPPAARRGR, translated from the coding sequence ATGGCTTTGGCTCTGGACATGGAGTTCTACGTCTGGGGAGGCCACGATGCCGTCGTGAATGCCTTCGGTAAGCTGGCACTGATCTTCGGCGACAACGCCTACAAGTCGCTCTATTTCGTGGTCATCACCGCCGGGCTCTTCTTTGGCGGGGTGACGGTCTTTGCAAAGTCTCTGGGAACAGCCAACGGCTCCGTCATGACCTGGATCGTGCCGACTTTGATCGGCGTCATGGTCTATCTCGCCTTGGTCGTCCCCAAAGGGACTATCCATGTCTATGATCCGGTCTTCAATAAGAACCAGGCGGTAGGCGGAATACCTGACGGCGTTGTGGCAGTGGCCGGTATCCTGAACAAGATCGAGCGGGGCCTGGTGGATATCGTAACTACTGCCGGAGATCCCCTTAATTACCAGACGCAGGCCGGTGGGAAAGGATTCCTGGGTCTCGCTCAACTCACCAGCATTCCCCTGTCAGCAGTGGACAGCAATCTGGACGCTTCTATGCGGAGATACGTCAAGGATTGCGTTTCCTACGCACTGATGAATCCCAATGCCAACCTTACGGTGGATGAATTGCGCAAGACTACCACCAACTTTGTTGGCTCCCTGGACAAGGCGGTCAACCCGGCCATCTGGACGGTATATTTCAATGCCGCCAACCCGCAGGGCCAAGCGCTTACCTGTACTGACTCCTGGACCAACATCAAGGCAGCGCTTACCCCGGCCAATTTGGGGAAGAATATTGAATCGGTGTGCGCCAATCTTGGTTACGATGTTACTGATGCCGCTGCTCTGACTCAGTGCAAGACGGTTCTGAATAACGTCAATACTGGAACTGGTCTTGGTGCAGCGAGCATTGATGACTTTCTGAAACAGGCCTACGTCTCCCAGAGGCTGGAGGAGATTTTCCGCAGTGGCAACGCATCCGGTGCCACCAACTATCAGTTCCTGCTCAACGCCTCCGGGGCTATGAAATCAGCCAACGAATGGCTGCCGATCCTGAAGGCGGCACTCACGGCCATTGCAGTTGGTTTGTTGCCGTTCCTTGCGCTCTTCATTCCCACGCCACTGATCAGCAAAGCCGTGGGCATCATCGCTGGCTTCTTCATTTGGCTCACTGCCTGGGGTGTCACTGATGCCATAGTTCACCAATTTGCCGTGGACTATGCCAATCGGGCCTATGAGATGGTGCGGCAGAACAAGCTCGGCATGGATGCGCTCTACTTCTTCCCCGATCAAACGGTGAAGATCCTCGGGATGTTCGGCACACTCCGGATGAGTGGGATGATGCTGGCTACAGTTATTACCGGGATGTTGATTCGGTTCGGCGGGCACGCTATGGCAATGATGGCCGGGGGGATGGTCAATCAGGTGCAGTCAGCAGGTACCCGGGCGGCACATGAGGTGGAAGATCCAGCCGGCAGAGCATCAGCCATGCAGCGTAACGTGACAGCCATGCCGACGCAGGCATGGAGCAACGAGCACAGCTTCCAGGCGAGACAGGCGCAATCGCTGGTCGGGATGTCGGCTAAGACTACTGCGTCGAGTGATATGATCCGGGACTTCGGGATGGATTTTTCGAGCAGAATATCTGCTGATAGCGAGATTGGCAGATCAATCGGTTTCGGTGGTAGCGGCAGGGCCATGCGGGAAGGTGGTCTGTCATCAGCCTACGAGCTGAAATCCTTTGATGGCCGGTTAGGACTCGACAAGTCTGCTGCAACCAAGGATGTTGTTTCAGGCAGTTATGGTGGCAACACTCTCGCCTTTGCCAAGATGGGAGTTGCCAATGACCGGGCCTTGGCAAATGTCTTTGGTTCCGGTGAAAACTACTCTGACTTCTTGACTGCTAACATGAATAAGAGTGTCGGACAATTGCAGGGGGAGATGGGTGCTTATGCCGCTGCCAGGTCATTGGGTTTCAGCGGAAACTGGCGAGATTTCCATGCCATGCGTTCTGAGGTAACGGCCCTTGGGGATTTTGCCAATGCCGATGCGGTAAACAAGATTGCCGATAAATACGGGATCTCTTCCGGACAGCTCATGCAGATGAATGCACAGTTCCAACAGAGCAAGCATGCTTCAGAGGTAACCGGCCTCTCAAATCAGATGGGTGGACCGGTTGCTGCCGGTACAGAAGCTGGTCATGTTTTGGCAACGGAAACCGGTGGCAAGATCCAGGGAATTTATGCAGGGGGTGGCTACGAGAACTACCAGCAGCTCACCAGCAATGATGTTTCAGGGAGGATCGCCCGCAATCAGCTGGTCCACGCAGCAGCGGATCAAATGGTAGGCAAGATTGCTCCGCAACTCAAGAACGATCCGGAGATGTATCAGAACGGCCACCTGACCGAACGGGGCTTTGCCGAGGTGCAGAAGGCGATGGAGGGGCAGAACATCAACTTCACGACATCTGACGGCAAGAGCGCTGTCAATGTCGGCATGGATGGCGGGATAGTCAATTCGTCTAATTCAGGTACCGTTGCCAAGGGAGACAAGGAGCAGGCTCTTGAAATGCAAAAGCAACTCCGTGCTGCCGGATTCCAAAGTGCCGCCGCCCATGTCGCCAAACTGTCTGGTCAGGCCTTCGACTACAAGGCAGATTACGACCGGAACGGCAATCTCGCGTCGTTTGCTATTGATCAAGGTGGTCGGGTGCAGAAGTTCGATCTTGGTCAGAGCAAGAGCGGAACTGATATCGAGCGCCTGGACCGGAACGTATCGACCACAGACAAGGGGCTGCGCAAAACAGTTGGTGATTTTATCAAGACCGGCTACGAAAACCAGTCCCTGAATGTCTCGCGGAAGTCCGGCAGCTACATGATCCAGGCTGGTGGCAAACAGATGATGGTCAATGGGGACTGGTATTACGCCAAGAATGAGAAAACCGGTAATATGGAGGTAGTCGGCGGTTCATTCTCGAACGGGCTTGATGGTAATGTCCTTATGTACGCCAAGGACAAGGATGGCAACCTGCACTACTCCCAGGTTCAGGGCAAAATGGACAAGAGCGGGAATCTTATTGCCGGGCAGCGTTCCGAAATCACAGAGGATCAGTTTGTTCAGTCGTCACAACAGGGAGCGGCGGTTGTCAGTACCAGGTCTGGTGGTGGAATTACCGGGAGTGTCCGTGCCGATGGCGGGGTCAAGGCGGATTATTCGAATTCGCAGGTGGTTGGAACGAGGGTAGAATCCAAGCAGAATCTTGCTGGGAGTGCAGCTACCCAGGAATTCACTGATGGGCGATCAATTGATGCCGGCACGGCTGCCACTATGATTGCTGTTGGGCAGGGTGCGCTGCATGAGACGGCGGGAGTAGTCAGAGATGTAGAAGGAGTCGTAGGGCCAAACTTAAAGATGGCGGAAAGAAGAGAACGTGCAGCGAAAGAATCTGTCCGTGAAGAAGCCCAAGTTGTCAGGTCTGTAGAGAGGGTAAAAGCAGATAAAGCCAGAGATGTTCAACAGGAAGTCCAACGTACATCAAAAATTCTGCAGCACCAGAGCAAGTCAAGCAATTTGCCAAAATCCGGTGGGCCACCAGCTGCTAGAAGGGGGAGATAG